One genomic region from Actinocatenispora thailandica encodes:
- a CDS encoding ferritin-like fold-containing protein codes for MAEDTQDEPATDGGYVPPTAAVVALLGVLAYGTLVAFDRIAADARMAPDLRRRAMHSAMAAVEIGNYQRLADRLTELGADPDAAMAPFAGPLDAYHDSTQPRDWLEGLVKAYVGDGIADDFYREVARVLAPRDRELVLDVLHDTRYEDFASAEIRAAIAADPKVANRLALWARRLMGEALSQAQHVAAERDELTMLVLHGSGDIAGVMDLIKRLTAAHTDRMTSLGLNN; via the coding sequence GTGGCAGAGGACACGCAGGACGAGCCGGCGACCGACGGTGGGTACGTGCCGCCGACGGCGGCGGTGGTCGCGCTGCTCGGCGTCCTGGCGTACGGCACGCTGGTGGCGTTCGACCGGATCGCCGCCGACGCCCGAATGGCGCCTGACCTGCGACGACGGGCCATGCACTCGGCGATGGCCGCGGTGGAGATCGGCAACTACCAGCGGCTCGCCGACCGGCTCACCGAACTCGGGGCCGACCCGGACGCCGCGATGGCCCCGTTCGCCGGCCCGCTGGACGCCTACCACGACTCCACCCAGCCGCGAGACTGGCTGGAGGGCCTGGTCAAGGCGTACGTGGGGGACGGCATCGCGGACGACTTCTACCGCGAGGTGGCCCGGGTGCTCGCCCCGCGCGACCGCGAGCTGGTGCTCGACGTGCTGCACGACACCCGGTACGAGGACTTCGCCTCGGCCGAGATCCGGGCCGCGATCGCGGCCGACCCGAAGGTGGCCAACCGGCTCGCCCTGTGGGCCCGGCGGCTGATGGGGGAGGCGCTCAGCCAGGCCCAGCACGTCGCCGCCGAGCGGGACGAGCTGACCATGCTGGTGCTGCACGGCTCCGGCGACATCGCCGGCGTGATGGACCTGATCAAGCGGCTGACCGCCGCGCACACCGACCGGATGACCAGCCTCGGCCTCAACAACTGA
- a CDS encoding DEAD/DEAH box helicase has product MPGAAPAEAVAAPTGSVTDPNNSDDSAAEAVRELAASAPVRPDSPSFRALGVRDETVQALANVGIQHAFAIQQDAIPIALRGSDVIGQAPTGTGKTLGFGVPILQRIVGPAEGADGRPQALVVLPTRELGLQVARDIETAGKLRGIRVLPVYGGRAYEPQIEALATGVDVVVGTPGRLLDLAKSKHLVFTGIRILVLDEADRMLDLGFQEDIEKLVKMLPTKRQTMLFSATMPDPIVALSRNYLHRPITIHATHTAETGPNPLTEQYVYRTHSLNKAEVVARILQARGRGLTMVFCRTKRAAQKLADDLDFRGYAAAAVHGDLGQGAREQALRAFRTGKIDVLVATDVAARGLDVTGVTHVINYDCPEDPDTYTHRIGRTGRAGAHGVAVTFVDWEDLPRWKLIHKALGAGVADPPETYHTSEHLYADLDIPAGAPGTLAPERRTRAGLAAEQEEDIEPHHRPAGGRRRSSGRRGRGRGERPDTPARAEGPGHRAEPAAGETSGGRRRRRRRLDDGAVVERSADTAQPAEKDAADNAATTEGGSAARRNRRRRRRPAQARGGNADPSIDPGTD; this is encoded by the coding sequence ATGCCGGGCGCGGCCCCCGCGGAGGCGGTCGCCGCACCGACCGGGTCGGTCACCGATCCGAACAATTCAGACGATTCCGCCGCAGAGGCGGTGCGCGAGCTTGCCGCGAGCGCGCCGGTGCGGCCCGACAGCCCCTCCTTCCGCGCGCTGGGCGTGCGGGACGAGACGGTGCAGGCGCTGGCGAACGTCGGCATCCAGCACGCGTTCGCCATCCAGCAGGATGCGATCCCGATCGCGCTGCGCGGCTCCGACGTGATCGGCCAGGCGCCGACCGGTACCGGTAAGACGCTCGGGTTCGGGGTGCCGATCCTGCAGCGCATCGTCGGCCCCGCCGAAGGCGCCGACGGCCGCCCGCAGGCGCTGGTCGTGCTGCCGACCCGGGAGCTCGGCCTGCAGGTCGCCCGGGACATCGAGACCGCCGGCAAGCTGCGCGGCATCCGGGTGCTGCCGGTCTACGGCGGCCGGGCGTACGAACCGCAGATCGAGGCGCTGGCCACCGGCGTCGACGTGGTGGTCGGCACCCCGGGCCGGCTGCTGGACCTGGCGAAGTCCAAGCACCTGGTGTTCACCGGGATCAGGATCCTGGTGCTCGACGAGGCCGACCGGATGCTCGACCTGGGCTTCCAGGAGGACATCGAGAAGCTGGTCAAGATGCTGCCGACGAAGCGGCAGACGATGCTGTTCTCGGCCACCATGCCGGATCCGATCGTCGCGCTGTCGCGCAACTACCTGCACCGGCCGATCACGATCCACGCCACGCACACCGCCGAGACCGGCCCGAACCCGCTCACCGAGCAGTACGTGTACCGCACCCACTCGCTGAACAAGGCGGAGGTGGTGGCACGCATCCTGCAGGCGCGTGGCCGCGGGTTGACGATGGTGTTCTGCCGGACCAAGCGGGCCGCCCAGAAGCTCGCCGACGACCTCGACTTCCGCGGGTACGCGGCGGCCGCGGTGCACGGTGACCTCGGGCAGGGCGCGCGCGAGCAGGCGTTGCGCGCGTTTCGTACCGGCAAGATCGACGTGCTGGTCGCCACCGACGTCGCGGCCCGCGGGCTGGACGTGACCGGCGTCACGCACGTGATCAACTACGACTGCCCGGAGGACCCGGACACGTACACCCACCGCATCGGTCGTACCGGCCGGGCCGGCGCGCACGGCGTCGCGGTGACGTTCGTGGACTGGGAGGACCTGCCCCGCTGGAAGCTGATCCACAAGGCGCTGGGCGCCGGGGTCGCGGACCCGCCGGAGACCTACCACACCTCCGAGCACCTCTACGCCGACCTGGACATCCCGGCCGGCGCGCCCGGCACCCTGGCGCCGGAGCGGCGCACCCGAGCCGGCCTCGCCGCCGAGCAGGAAGAGGACATCGAGCCACACCACCGTCCGGCGGGTGGCCGCCGCCGTTCCAGCGGCCGTCGCGGCCGTGGCCGGGGCGAGCGCCCGGACACCCCGGCGCGCGCCGAGGGTCCCGGGCACCGGGCCGAGCCGGCCGCAGGTGAGACGTCCGGTGGTCGCCGCCGGCGCCGCCGGCGGTTGGACGACGGCGCCGTGGTCGAGCGGTCCGCGGACACCGCGCAGCCGGCCGAGAAGGACGCGGCGGACAACGCGGCGACCACCGAGGGCGGTTCGGCCGCCCGGCGCAACCGGCGGCGCCGGCGCCGGCCGGCACAGGCGCGTGGCGGCAACGCCGATCCGTCGATCGATCCCGGCACCGACTGA
- a CDS encoding translation initiation factor 2 produces MTNADRADDAYWRRPPDGAAAPRRDPVAAAPEPGYEPPPPSTPPPAGWRPPVVVPTAPPRDMPAQQHARIDEEERAARTITYGVGLVAGAVVLVLIIMVCARLVG; encoded by the coding sequence GTGACGAACGCGGACCGCGCCGACGACGCGTACTGGCGGCGGCCACCGGACGGTGCCGCCGCGCCCCGGCGCGATCCGGTCGCCGCGGCACCGGAACCCGGGTACGAACCGCCGCCGCCGAGCACCCCGCCGCCGGCCGGCTGGCGACCACCGGTCGTGGTGCCGACCGCGCCACCGCGCGACATGCCGGCGCAGCAGCACGCCCGGATCGACGAGGAGGAGCGCGCGGCGCGCACCATCACCTACGGGGTGGGTCTGGTGGCCGGCGCCGTGGTGCTGGTGTTGATCATCATGGTCTGCGCCCGGTTGGTGGGCTGA
- a CDS encoding nitroreductase/quinone reductase family protein: protein MQMLTDLAHGDLATAPHVFLTTHGRGEGRSQTVELWFAAYRDTVYLLSSSGDRPEWVRNISRDPDVELRIGRYTRTGKGRVIADPDEANRARRLVACKYAPHAPSGWGSECLTVAVDLS from the coding sequence ATGCAGATGCTCACGGATCTCGCACATGGTGATCTGGCGACGGCTCCGCACGTCTTCCTGACCACGCACGGTCGCGGTGAGGGACGTTCGCAGACCGTCGAGCTGTGGTTCGCGGCATATCGCGACACCGTGTACCTGCTCTCGTCGAGCGGAGACCGGCCCGAGTGGGTCCGCAACATCAGCCGCGACCCGGACGTGGAGCTACGGATCGGCCGCTACACCCGGACCGGGAAGGGACGCGTGATCGCCGACCCGGACGAGGCCAACCGGGCCCGCCGTCTGGTGGCCTGCAAGTACGCCCCGCACGCGCCGAGCGGCTGGGGCAGCGAATGCCTGACGGTGGCGGTCGACCTGAGCTGA
- a CDS encoding oxygenase MpaB family protein, translating into MNVAKPVDASTRPDLGLFGPDSVSWRVHGNLLLAVGGLRALFLQALHPRAMAGVAQNSDFRTDPWGRLYRTGDYVATVTFGTSEEARRAGAKVRGVHRRLRGHDPYTGAEFRIDEPELLRWTHVCEVESFVSTARRGGIRLTDAEVDRYYTEQLRAAELVGLDPATVPATATAIAEYYAAMQPRLAITRDAAAAAAFLFWPTMPRGLGYTPARGGWMGVAAVAFGLLPGWARRRYGGLGLPVGDLGASLAARSLRLATGALPERFRHSPRVRDGLHRARLAGRDPGL; encoded by the coding sequence GTGAACGTAGCGAAGCCGGTCGATGCCTCGACGCGTCCGGACCTCGGTCTGTTCGGGCCGGACAGCGTCAGCTGGCGGGTGCACGGCAACCTGCTGCTCGCCGTCGGTGGCCTGCGCGCGCTGTTCCTGCAGGCGCTGCACCCGCGGGCGATGGCCGGCGTCGCCCAGAACTCCGACTTTCGCACCGACCCGTGGGGCCGGCTGTACCGCACCGGCGACTACGTGGCGACGGTGACGTTCGGGACCAGCGAGGAAGCGCGGCGGGCCGGCGCGAAGGTCCGCGGCGTGCATCGGCGGCTGCGCGGGCACGACCCGTACACCGGGGCGGAGTTTCGGATCGACGAGCCGGAGCTGCTGCGCTGGACGCACGTCTGCGAGGTCGAGTCGTTCGTCTCCACCGCCCGGCGCGGCGGCATCCGGCTCACCGACGCCGAGGTCGACCGGTACTACACCGAGCAACTGCGCGCGGCCGAACTGGTCGGCCTGGATCCGGCCACCGTGCCGGCCACCGCGACCGCGATCGCCGAGTACTACGCGGCCATGCAGCCGCGGCTGGCGATCACCCGGGACGCGGCCGCCGCGGCGGCGTTCCTGTTCTGGCCGACGATGCCGCGCGGTCTCGGGTACACGCCGGCCCGCGGCGGGTGGATGGGCGTCGCCGCGGTGGCGTTCGGGCTGCTGCCGGGCTGGGCGCGGCGCCGGTACGGCGGGCTCGGCCTGCCGGTCGGCGATCTCGGCGCCAGCCTCGCCGCCCGGTCGCTGCGGCTCGCGACCGGTGCGTTGCCGGAACGGTTCCGGCACTCCCCCCGGGTCCGCGACGGCCTGCACCGAGCCCGCCTCGCAGGCCGGGACCCGGGTCTGTGA
- a CDS encoding SDR family oxidoreductase, translating to MIVVTGATGGVGGDVVRQLTAAGRPVRALSRHPESLDVPDGVEVRGADLADGDSLAAAFAGGTALFLYATFGDPDLPVAAARAAGIERIVLLSSAAVRDGAGDRIARHHRAVEQAVEASGLAWTHLRPGGFASNARWFAPQVRDGVVRLAHPQVGTVPIDPADIAAVAAHALTEDGHAGRAHRLTGPEWLTQADEVRIIGAALGVPLRVEQVDPETEIAVLARSIPERFARGRLEIQAAMVGQPSYVVDTVERIVGRPARTFADWVADHVDDFR from the coding sequence ATGATCGTCGTGACCGGAGCGACCGGCGGCGTCGGCGGCGACGTCGTCCGACAGCTCACCGCCGCAGGCCGTCCCGTCCGCGCCCTGTCCCGCCACCCCGAGTCGCTCGACGTACCCGACGGGGTCGAGGTCCGGGGCGCCGACCTCGCCGACGGCGACTCGCTCGCCGCCGCATTCGCCGGCGGTACCGCACTGTTCCTGTACGCGACGTTCGGCGACCCGGACCTGCCCGTCGCCGCCGCCCGGGCCGCCGGCATCGAGCGGATCGTGCTGCTGTCCTCGGCCGCCGTCCGGGACGGCGCCGGTGACCGGATCGCCCGGCACCACCGCGCGGTCGAGCAGGCGGTCGAGGCGTCCGGGCTGGCCTGGACGCACCTGCGGCCCGGTGGGTTCGCGAGCAACGCGCGATGGTTCGCCCCGCAGGTACGGGACGGGGTCGTGCGGCTGGCCCACCCGCAGGTGGGTACCGTACCGATCGACCCGGCCGACATCGCCGCGGTGGCGGCGCACGCCCTGACCGAGGACGGCCACGCCGGCCGGGCCCACCGGCTGACCGGGCCGGAGTGGCTCACCCAGGCCGACGAGGTCCGGATCATCGGCGCGGCGCTGGGCGTGCCGCTGCGGGTGGAGCAGGTCGACCCGGAGACCGAGATCGCCGTGCTGGCCCGGTCGATCCCGGAACGCTTCGCCCGCGGCCGGCTGGAGATCCAGGCCGCCATGGTCGGCCAGCCCTCGTACGTGGTGGACACGGTCGAGCGCATCGTCGGCCGGCCGGCCCGGACCTTCGCCGACTGGGTCGCCGACCACGTCGACGACTTCCGCTGA
- a CDS encoding TetR family transcriptional regulator: MPAGPRRAPNPDERQRDAERSRRLLLDAALREFAAHGYAGTKVADIAARAGVNKQLISYYFGGKEGIYRALHERWRERENEFAGPDTSLEQAVLSYLASGLTEPCPARLIAWSGLGDDGSPDVLADEDDEARARAWQQRGDLAGDVDPAAVLLAIRGMVMAPVIMPHLARRLLGTDPSDPEFRWRYGETLAGVIRRLAQPLPTAAEPAETPSRAE, encoded by the coding sequence ATGCCCGCAGGTCCCCGTCGCGCCCCGAACCCCGACGAGCGGCAACGCGACGCCGAGCGGTCCCGGCGGCTGCTGCTCGACGCCGCGCTGCGCGAGTTCGCCGCGCACGGGTACGCCGGCACCAAGGTCGCCGACATCGCCGCCCGCGCCGGCGTCAACAAGCAGCTGATCAGCTACTACTTCGGCGGCAAGGAAGGCATCTACCGCGCGCTGCACGAACGGTGGCGAGAGCGCGAGAACGAGTTCGCCGGCCCGGACACGTCGCTGGAACAGGCGGTGCTCAGCTACCTCGCCTCCGGGCTGACCGAGCCGTGCCCGGCCAGGCTGATCGCCTGGAGCGGGCTCGGCGACGACGGCTCACCCGACGTGCTCGCCGACGAGGACGACGAGGCGCGCGCCCGGGCGTGGCAGCAGCGCGGCGACCTCGCCGGCGACGTCGACCCCGCCGCCGTCCTGCTCGCGATCCGCGGCATGGTCATGGCGCCGGTGATCATGCCGCACCTGGCCCGCCGGCTGCTCGGCACCGACCCGAGCGATCCGGAGTTCCGCTGGCGCTACGGCGAGACGCTGGCCGGTGTCATTCGCCGACTGGCACAGCCGTTGCCGACGGCCGCCGAGCCGGCCGAAACGCCGTCGCGAGCGGAATGA
- a CDS encoding MFS transporter has protein sequence MRQSFQSPAGAGAYRDPVTRRAVGAAYAVQGLCFAALLTQVPVLQDKFAFSDGALTLLLLAVPVVAGLGSVLAGFAAERYGSALVLRVAQPLVCLSVLGAGAVGDRLPLYLVLAVFGLSVGAVDATMNMQGVSLERRYGRSILASFYAVWSAAGILGALSSSANEHWHQPLWVGFGVVAAVGIAASAVTGRRLIRRDAERALAVNPAAGPAVPWRPIVLIGIGVALMYVADSATSNWSAEYLRRGLSSPAEFAAWGYAVYQACMVLGRLGADQAARRWGPVAAVRVGVAVGVLGLAVVVAAPDPAVGIIGFGILGFGLSVVVPQSFSAAGQYDPAGTGLAIARVNLFNYVGFLVGAPLVGAAEQLTTWRIGFAVPLVLIALIIPLATAFRPARRPSATAVPVGE, from the coding sequence ATGCGGCAGTCGTTCCAGTCACCGGCGGGCGCCGGCGCGTACCGGGACCCGGTGACGCGCCGCGCGGTCGGCGCGGCGTACGCGGTGCAGGGGTTGTGCTTCGCCGCGCTGCTCACCCAGGTTCCGGTGCTGCAGGACAAGTTCGCCTTCTCCGACGGTGCGCTGACCCTGCTGCTGCTCGCGGTTCCGGTGGTGGCCGGCCTGGGCAGCGTGCTGGCCGGCTTCGCCGCCGAACGGTACGGGAGCGCGCTGGTGCTGCGCGTCGCCCAACCGCTGGTCTGCCTGTCGGTTCTCGGCGCCGGCGCGGTCGGCGACCGTCTCCCGCTGTACCTGGTGCTCGCGGTGTTCGGGTTGTCGGTCGGCGCGGTCGACGCGACCATGAACATGCAGGGCGTGAGCCTGGAACGGCGGTACGGGCGGAGCATCCTCGCCTCGTTCTACGCGGTGTGGAGCGCGGCCGGCATCCTCGGCGCGCTCAGCTCGTCGGCCAACGAGCACTGGCACCAACCGCTGTGGGTCGGGTTCGGGGTGGTCGCGGCGGTCGGCATCGCCGCCTCCGCGGTGACCGGCCGGCGACTGATCCGCCGGGACGCCGAGCGGGCGCTCGCGGTCAACCCGGCCGCGGGGCCGGCCGTGCCGTGGCGGCCGATCGTGCTGATCGGCATCGGGGTCGCCCTGATGTACGTGGCGGATTCGGCGACGTCCAACTGGAGCGCGGAGTACCTGCGCCGCGGGCTGTCCTCGCCGGCCGAGTTCGCCGCCTGGGGTTACGCGGTCTACCAGGCGTGCATGGTGCTCGGCCGGCTCGGTGCCGACCAGGCGGCCCGCCGCTGGGGCCCGGTCGCCGCGGTACGCGTCGGGGTCGCGGTCGGTGTGCTCGGCCTGGCGGTGGTGGTCGCCGCGCCGGACCCGGCGGTGGGCATCATCGGGTTCGGCATCCTCGGCTTCGGGCTCAGCGTCGTGGTGCCGCAGTCGTTCTCGGCCGCCGGGCAGTACGACCCGGCCGGCACCGGCTTGGCCATCGCCCGGGTCAACCTGTTCAACTACGTGGGGTTTCTGGTCGGCGCGCCGCTGGTCGGCGCGGCCGAGCAGCTGACCACCTGGCGGATCGGCTTCGCGGTCCCGCTGGTGTTGATCGCGCTGATCATTCCGCTCGCGACGGCGTTTCGGCCGGCTCGGCGGCCGTCGGCAACGGCTGTGCCAGTCGGCGAATGA
- a CDS encoding RecB family exonuclease, with the protein MAEQVRRRPAVPEQLALGGMPAKLFVCTPSKLGAYEDCPRRYRYQYVERPQPQKGPPWAHNSLGASVHTALKNWYALAAEARTVEALPRLLRATWVSEGYRDGSQERAAFDVALRWLEEYVETLDPADEPVGVERVVATRTGVLAFNGRVDRIDRRGDELVIVDYKTGRAPLTSDDARGSRALALYAFAAERTMHRRCRSVELHHLPTGSVAAHEHTEESLRRHLSRAEDTARDIVAAEQRLADGEDADTAFPTTPSNRCSWCDWRRVCPAGREVVEREPWSSVQRALEPADAASETGPAAG; encoded by the coding sequence ATGGCAGAGCAGGTGCGACGCCGGCCGGCGGTGCCGGAGCAGCTGGCGCTCGGCGGGATGCCGGCGAAGCTGTTCGTGTGCACGCCGAGCAAGCTCGGTGCGTACGAGGACTGTCCGCGCCGCTACCGCTACCAGTACGTGGAACGGCCGCAGCCGCAGAAGGGGCCGCCGTGGGCGCACAACTCGCTCGGCGCCAGCGTGCACACCGCGCTGAAGAACTGGTACGCGCTGGCCGCCGAGGCGCGCACCGTCGAGGCGTTGCCCCGGCTGCTGCGGGCCACCTGGGTTTCCGAGGGCTACCGGGACGGCAGCCAGGAGCGCGCCGCGTTCGACGTGGCGCTGCGCTGGCTGGAGGAGTACGTCGAAACCCTCGACCCGGCCGACGAGCCGGTCGGGGTGGAGCGGGTGGTCGCCACCCGCACCGGGGTGCTCGCCTTCAACGGCCGGGTCGACCGCATCGACCGCCGCGGTGACGAACTGGTGATCGTCGATTACAAGACCGGCCGCGCGCCGTTGACCAGTGACGACGCCCGGGGCTCGCGCGCGCTCGCGCTGTACGCGTTCGCCGCCGAGCGCACCATGCACCGGCGCTGCCGCAGCGTCGAGCTGCATCACCTGCCGACCGGCTCGGTGGCCGCGCACGAGCACACCGAGGAGTCGCTGCGCCGGCACCTGAGCCGGGCCGAGGACACCGCCCGGGACATCGTCGCGGCTGAGCAGCGCCTCGCGGACGGCGAGGACGCGGACACCGCGTTCCCGACCACCCCGTCGAACCGGTGCTCCTGGTGCGACTGGCGGCGGGTCTGCCCGGCCGGGCGGGAGGTGGTGGAGCGGGAACCGTGGTCGTCGGTGCAGCGTGCGCTCGAACCGGCCGACGCGGCGAGCGAGACTGGACCCGCGGCCGGCTGA
- a CDS encoding DUF6191 domain-containing protein: MGLLKWMRGDSDSPSAAMAAAGLGELAGLLQPGKRKQTELIQELKSKRQDIGNDAPGGVDLDRGVAVIRSRGADAGAGEPSATGRGTARLGRRSSEAIAAARAAAAERAAEGTV, encoded by the coding sequence ATGGGTCTGTTGAAGTGGATGCGCGGCGACAGCGACTCGCCCTCGGCCGCGATGGCTGCGGCCGGTCTCGGTGAGCTCGCTGGCCTGTTGCAGCCGGGCAAACGCAAGCAGACCGAGCTGATCCAGGAGCTCAAGAGCAAACGGCAGGACATCGGCAACGATGCGCCGGGCGGTGTCGATCTGGACCGCGGCGTGGCCGTGATCAGGTCCCGCGGCGCGGACGCCGGCGCCGGCGAGCCGAGTGCCACCGGCCGCGGCACGGCCCGGCTGGGCCGGCGCAGCTCCGAGGCGATCGCGGCGGCCCGGGCCGCCGCTGCCGAACGTGCCGCCGAAGGCACCGTCTGA
- a CDS encoding TetR family transcriptional regulator: MAWDTARTRQLLLDAAVQEYAQYGPVGARMDRIASSAGVNKERIYQYFGNKEQFFGVVLDQELGRLAAAVPLTAELADDLGEYAGRVYDYHAEHPHLVRLMQWEGLQTGDEPVPAEADRTRYYAGKVTALAQAQARGTIAAGEDPAYLLYAVVALTVWWFSVPQIVRMMTAGSDTDSPADRRAALTALVRRIAG; encoded by the coding sequence ATGGCTTGGGACACCGCACGCACCCGACAGCTCCTGCTCGACGCCGCGGTCCAGGAGTACGCGCAGTACGGTCCGGTCGGCGCCCGGATGGACCGCATCGCGAGTTCGGCCGGCGTCAACAAGGAACGCATCTACCAGTACTTCGGCAACAAGGAGCAGTTCTTCGGCGTGGTGCTGGACCAGGAACTCGGCCGCCTCGCCGCCGCGGTACCGCTGACCGCCGAACTCGCCGACGACCTCGGCGAGTACGCCGGGCGCGTCTACGACTACCACGCCGAGCATCCGCACCTGGTCCGGCTGATGCAGTGGGAGGGGCTGCAGACCGGCGACGAGCCGGTGCCCGCCGAGGCCGACCGCACCCGGTACTACGCGGGCAAGGTGACGGCGCTGGCACAGGCGCAGGCGCGCGGCACCATCGCCGCCGGCGAGGACCCGGCATACCTGCTCTACGCGGTGGTCGCGCTCACCGTGTGGTGGTTCTCGGTGCCGCAGATCGTGCGGATGATGACCGCCGGTTCCGACACCGACAGCCCGGCGGACCGGCGCGCCGCGCTCACCGCCCTGGTGCGCCGGATCGCCGGGTGA
- a CDS encoding MarC family protein: MDLQLFGTAVVTLFVIVDPPGSVPIFLALTRSMDFRARNRAAWQAVWLSFGVIVAFAVAGGQILKYLGISLPAMQAAGGLLLLLVALELLTGKQDDPDSTATSNVALVPLGTPLLAGPGAIVASIVFVRQGSGITDYVAIAAAIVAVHAIILGFLRFSNVIVRVLKQGGIEVLTRISGLLVAAIAVQLIADAIASFVRQYGG; this comes from the coding sequence ATGGATCTGCAGCTGTTCGGCACGGCGGTGGTGACGCTGTTCGTCATCGTCGACCCACCCGGCTCGGTGCCGATCTTCCTCGCGCTGACCCGCAGCATGGACTTCCGGGCCCGCAACCGGGCCGCCTGGCAGGCGGTGTGGCTGTCGTTCGGGGTGATCGTGGCGTTCGCGGTCGCCGGCGGCCAGATCCTCAAGTACCTCGGCATCTCGCTGCCGGCGATGCAGGCCGCCGGCGGCCTGCTGTTGCTGCTGGTGGCGTTGGAGCTGCTGACCGGCAAGCAGGACGACCCGGACTCGACCGCCACCTCGAACGTGGCGCTGGTACCGCTGGGCACGCCGCTGCTCGCCGGGCCGGGCGCGATCGTGGCGTCGATCGTGTTCGTCCGGCAGGGCAGCGGCATCACCGACTACGTGGCGATCGCCGCCGCGATCGTCGCGGTGCACGCGATCATCCTCGGCTTCCTGCGCTTCTCGAACGTCATCGTCCGGGTGCTCAAGCAGGGCGGCATCGAGGTACTGACCAGGATCTCCGGTCTGCTGGTCGCCGCGATCGCGGTGCAGCTGATCGCCGATGCGATCGCGAGCTTCGTCCGCCAGTACGGCGGCTGA
- a CDS encoding PHP domain-containing protein, with amino-acid sequence MRIDLHVHSSASDGTDSPAGLMRLAGQVGLDVVALTDHDSTAGWAEAAAAVPAGTTLVPGIEISARWWEGPDSPIGLHLLAYLPDPDEPELAEALAGVRRNRSTRAQRMVDLLRAGGIDVTWDEVLSDAAGAPVGRPHLAQALIRRGLVDTVSEAFAPQWLGQQFRLPKDDLEVFEALRLIRGAGGVPVFAHPLAHRRGRVVPDAVIGQMAAAGLAGLEADHPDHGPAERDHARRLAADLGLFVTGSSDYHGSNKPTGIAVELTSPASYQQILAQATGTTPVASPVTPDRTG; translated from the coding sequence ATGCGCATCGACCTGCACGTGCACTCCTCGGCCAGCGACGGTACCGATTCACCGGCGGGGTTGATGAGGCTCGCCGGGCAGGTCGGGCTCGACGTGGTCGCGCTGACCGACCACGACTCGACGGCCGGCTGGGCCGAGGCCGCCGCCGCGGTCCCGGCGGGGACGACGCTGGTGCCGGGCATCGAGATCTCCGCCCGCTGGTGGGAAGGGCCGGACTCGCCGATCGGCCTGCACCTGCTCGCCTATCTGCCCGACCCGGACGAACCGGAGCTGGCCGAGGCGCTCGCCGGGGTCCGGCGCAACCGCAGTACCCGGGCGCAACGGATGGTCGACCTGCTGCGTGCCGGTGGCATCGACGTCACCTGGGACGAGGTGCTGTCCGACGCGGCCGGCGCGCCGGTCGGCCGGCCGCACCTGGCGCAGGCGCTGATCCGGCGCGGCCTGGTCGACACGGTCAGCGAGGCGTTCGCCCCGCAGTGGCTGGGCCAGCAGTTCCGGCTGCCGAAGGACGACCTGGAGGTGTTCGAGGCGCTGCGGCTGATCCGCGGCGCCGGCGGGGTGCCGGTGTTCGCGCACCCGCTCGCGCATCGTCGCGGCCGGGTGGTCCCGGATGCGGTCATCGGGCAGATGGCCGCGGCGGGGCTGGCCGGGCTGGAGGCCGACCACCCCGACCACGGCCCGGCGGAGCGGGACCACGCCCGCCGGCTGGCCGCCGACCTCGGGCTGTTCGTCACCGGCTCCAGCGACTACCACGGCAGCAACAAGCCGACCGGGATCGCGGTCGAGCTGACCAGCCCCGCCTCGTACCAGCAGATCCTCGCCCAGGCGACCGGCACCACACCGGTGGCGAGCCCGGTCACCCCGGACCGAACCGGCTGA